One Pseudonocardia abyssalis DNA segment encodes these proteins:
- a CDS encoding purine-cytosine permease family protein, whose amino-acid sequence MSIDDVGTTTDPAPTTATSETLEDYTLRYAPSTYRKWTPGVVATTALGGIAYLADFAIGGSIGLTYGTGNALIAILVGVVVIFTTGLPLAYYGARYNIDLDLVSRGAGFGYYGSVLTNVIFATFTFIFFALEGSIMAQGLLLGLGIPLWLGYLLSTLIIIPIVIFGMSALSKMQVWTTPLWLILMVGPFVYLVVAEPASVGTWLAYEGTSGPGISITAIALGAGVALSLMAQIGEQVDYLRFMPARTEANKRSWWAAVIAAGPGWVLLGGVKQAAGAFLAVYIVGQIGAVAAVEPVQQFNATFSEIVPGWVAVLLAVILVVISQIKINATNAYSGSLAWTNSFTRVTKRYPRRIVFVFINLAFALTLMEANMFASLNYLLGFYANCAIAWVTTVAADIAINKYLLGISPKEPEFRRAYLYAVNPVGVGSFLVATGVSFAAFFGAFGESTKAWSPFLALGLALVLTPLLAVATKGRYYLKRPDLQPEPRFTADGTPATTTLDCAVCGLTYERPDMVDCSFHSARLCSLCCSTDKACETVCHESQTFLGLPMGAPHP is encoded by the coding sequence ATGAGCATCGACGACGTCGGGACCACCACCGACCCCGCACCGACGACCGCGACCAGCGAGACGCTGGAGGACTACACCCTCCGGTACGCGCCGAGCACCTACCGCAAGTGGACGCCCGGGGTGGTGGCGACGACCGCACTCGGCGGGATCGCCTACCTCGCCGACTTCGCGATCGGCGGCAGCATCGGCCTCACCTACGGCACCGGGAACGCGCTGATCGCCATCCTCGTGGGGGTGGTGGTGATCTTCACGACCGGCCTGCCGCTGGCCTACTACGGCGCCCGCTACAACATCGACCTCGACCTCGTCAGCCGTGGCGCGGGCTTCGGCTACTACGGCTCGGTGCTCACCAACGTCATCTTCGCGACGTTCACGTTCATCTTCTTCGCCCTCGAGGGCTCGATCATGGCGCAGGGCCTGCTGCTCGGGCTCGGCATACCGCTGTGGCTCGGGTACCTGCTCTCCACACTGATCATCATCCCGATCGTGATCTTCGGGATGTCGGCGCTGTCGAAGATGCAGGTCTGGACCACACCGCTGTGGCTGATCCTGATGGTCGGCCCGTTCGTCTACCTCGTGGTCGCCGAACCGGCGTCGGTCGGCACGTGGCTGGCGTACGAGGGCACCTCCGGCCCGGGCATCAGCATCACCGCCATCGCGCTCGGGGCGGGTGTGGCCCTGTCGCTGATGGCCCAGATCGGCGAGCAGGTCGACTACCTCCGCTTCATGCCGGCCAGGACCGAGGCCAACAAGCGCTCCTGGTGGGCCGCCGTCATCGCCGCGGGCCCGGGCTGGGTGCTGCTGGGCGGGGTCAAGCAGGCGGCGGGTGCGTTCCTGGCCGTGTACATCGTGGGGCAGATCGGCGCGGTCGCGGCCGTCGAGCCGGTGCAGCAGTTCAACGCCACCTTCTCCGAGATCGTCCCCGGGTGGGTTGCCGTGCTGCTCGCCGTCATCCTCGTGGTGATCAGCCAGATCAAGATCAACGCGACGAACGCGTACTCCGGCTCGCTGGCCTGGACCAACTCCTTCACCCGCGTCACCAAGCGCTACCCGCGCCGCATCGTGTTCGTGTTCATCAACCTGGCGTTCGCGCTGACGCTGATGGAGGCGAACATGTTCGCCTCGCTGAACTACCTGCTCGGCTTCTACGCCAACTGCGCGATCGCCTGGGTGACGACGGTGGCCGCGGACATCGCGATCAACAAGTACCTGCTGGGCATCTCCCCGAAGGAGCCGGAGTTCCGCCGCGCGTACCTCTACGCGGTCAACCCCGTCGGCGTCGGGTCGTTCCTGGTGGCGACCGGGGTGTCGTTCGCGGCGTTCTTCGGGGCGTTCGGCGAGTCGACGAAGGCCTGGTCGCCGTTCCTGGCCCTGGGCCTGGCGCTGGTGCTCACCCCGCTGCTGGCCGTGGCGACGAAGGGCAGGTACTACCTCAAGCGTCCCGACCTGCAGCCGGAGCCCCGGTTCACCGCCGACGGCACGCCGGCCACCACCACGCTCGACTGCGCCGTCTGCGGTCTGACCTACGAGCGTCCGGACATGGTCGACTGCAGCTTCCACAGCGCCCGCCTCTGCTCGCTGTGCTGCTCGACGGACAAGGCGTGCGAGACGGTCTGCCACGAGAGCCAGACCTTCCTGGGCCTCCCGATGGGAGCCCCCCACCCCTGA